The Cystobacter fuscus DSM 2262 sequence CCACGTTGTTGGAGCAACTGGGCGCCGGGGCGGAGCTGGCGGCCCGGGCGGCGGGCTTCACCCCGTGAGGGGGCGCTAGAGCTTGTCGAACTTCGAGTCCTCGTCCCGCTTCTTGAAGAGCAGCACGGTGCGGCCCAGCAGCTGGGCGAGCTCGGCGCCGGTGCCCTGGGCGAGCTTCTCGGCGGCCTCGTGGCGCTCCTCCGGGCCCTCGTTGATCTTCACCTTGATGAGTTCGTGATCGTGGAGCGCCTGGGCCACGGCGGCGATGACGCCCTCGCTGACGCCCGCCTGGCCCACGATGACCACGGGTTCGAGGTGATGTCCCAGCGCGCGCAGCTGGCGGCGCTGCTTTCCGGTCAACGGCAAGATGCTTCTCCTTCAAGTGGGGAGGCGCGCGGTGGCGCTCCCGGGGTGGCGCACCCTACTTCTTTTGCGCGGCCATGCGCAGCTCGCGCTGGGCCTCGATGTGGTTGGGTTGCAGCTCCACGGTCTTCTGGAAGTGCTTGAGCGCACCGCTCATGTCCCCGCACAGCTTGGCGATGACGCCCAGGAAGTAGTGCCCGGCGGCGACCTTGTCGTTCTTCTTCAGGCACAGCTGGATGTCTTTGTAGGCCTCGTTGAAGCCCGCCTTCTTGTCCTCGAAGGTGAAGAAGCGGGCGTAGCCGCGCCAGGCGTAGAACTCGGCCTCCTGGTCGTTGAGCTGGATGGCCTCGTCGAGCAGCTTGACGGCCTCGGCGAACTTGCGGCCCTTGAGGTAGACGCCCGCCTTGCGGAACAGCTCCTCGCTCTTGAGGATGGC is a genomic window containing:
- the yhbY gene encoding ribosome assembly RNA-binding protein YhbY, producing the protein MPLTGKQRRQLRALGHHLEPVVIVGQAGVSEGVIAAVAQALHDHELIKVKINEGPEERHEAAEKLAQGTGAELAQLLGRTVLLFKKRDEDSKFDKL